A genomic stretch from Marinimicrobium sp. C6131 includes:
- a CDS encoding TonB-dependent receptor yields the protein MSPRTKSFQKRLLPAVMAACAAGSLAAPTLAQDDRQLLEEVIVTGVRSAQETAVNVKRDSDSIVDAISAEDIGKLPDVTITDSLQRISGVQVRRNAGEGGSLNIRGLGQVSTTLNGESYLGANSITTVQPDYSDIPSQLFSGTQVIKSQTAANHPGGISGVVNLETYRPLDSGFDDGWTLSGAAQVGRGKETGETDPSVNFLANWRTDTVGFLVSFAHQTSNLANTYSGMNGDAGWTGFASERDGAEYSWVSADTQLGGMGDRVTADGVDVNDNGVVGDTFWAYQGHSAFNRASERERDGLNAAFQADLGNGFEVVAEAFYTKMEDYDRQMGVAFSDKWNRWGWAYPSISTPKGVEVSGGELHTVQEFTGNGMRLKSYSDVGVTEAESRNFNLELNYDNGGAFTGSARLVSGSAEQEQLNSYMDIDLASGRQWGVDCQLYPAGTAGEQGDCADGRLQTNPNGYQGWPVLTVNYQGDNPHWSGWDNNANLDRDGQPQAGIDSRSLQSYVDDVNSYSLGAFASENNFLREGDVDVVRFDGRYDVAFGMLDSVDFGVRYSQRSVDNFEFDLLSPVGGCDVKWKATDVVLNGGGIEGACTYGEGGEYYTAGVPTPIADLDPIQVSDFGSATGIPPVWTVNPEYMDDVEGVHNQLYPGTRRAINPGRSYGVDLDEMSTYVKANFSRGIMSGNVGVRVVETDLTVDQNQVGSPQPYGAANEFLGQVSTERSYSDVLPSLNLRFDLTDEWVLRAAATKTMAPLDLAQWGAGLAPNYAIDGEPGSDTYQQFIVIGGNADGNPELDPWRADNYDLSLEYYLGPASALSAGLFYIDVESFIESGSVQMALPDQDGVVRREVEVSTSVQGSGGELKGLELSAKLAFGDFLYDSVLEDFGADVNYTYSPSESGNQDLNGGDLPFQDNSEHVFNLVGWYESGPFQARVAYNYRSERVAGYNQTWGNGALWQEATGYVDLSASYDINDAVNVFFNASNITDEKEQYYLEFEDQFAWQYEYEARYTLGVRATF from the coding sequence ATGTCACCCAGAACAAAGTCTTTTCAGAAGCGACTCCTGCCGGCGGTTATGGCCGCCTGTGCGGCTGGCAGCCTGGCTGCACCGACACTGGCGCAGGACGATAGGCAATTGTTGGAAGAAGTGATCGTCACCGGTGTTCGCAGTGCTCAGGAGACGGCGGTCAACGTCAAGCGCGATTCCGACTCGATTGTGGATGCCATCTCGGCGGAAGATATCGGTAAGCTGCCGGATGTCACCATCACCGACTCCCTGCAGCGCATCAGCGGTGTGCAGGTTCGCCGCAACGCCGGGGAAGGGGGCTCATTGAATATTCGTGGTCTGGGGCAGGTCTCCACCACACTCAATGGTGAGTCCTATCTGGGTGCCAACTCCATTACCACCGTGCAACCGGACTACTCGGACATCCCGTCCCAGCTGTTTTCCGGTACTCAGGTCATCAAGTCCCAAACGGCGGCCAATCATCCGGGTGGCATCAGCGGTGTGGTCAATCTGGAAACCTATCGCCCGCTCGACAGCGGCTTTGACGACGGCTGGACCCTTTCCGGTGCGGCGCAAGTGGGACGAGGCAAGGAGACCGGTGAAACCGATCCTTCCGTGAATTTCCTGGCGAACTGGCGTACTGACACTGTGGGTTTCCTGGTGTCGTTTGCCCATCAGACCTCCAATTTGGCCAATACCTACTCGGGCATGAATGGTGATGCCGGCTGGACGGGCTTCGCTTCGGAGCGCGATGGTGCGGAATACAGTTGGGTCAGCGCCGACACGCAACTTGGTGGCATGGGTGACCGGGTGACCGCTGACGGTGTGGATGTGAACGACAATGGTGTGGTTGGCGACACGTTTTGGGCCTATCAGGGCCACTCGGCGTTCAACCGCGCCTCCGAGCGCGAGCGCGACGGTTTGAATGCGGCGTTCCAGGCGGATCTGGGCAATGGCTTTGAGGTAGTTGCCGAAGCGTTCTACACCAAAATGGAAGACTATGATCGCCAGATGGGCGTCGCCTTCTCCGACAAATGGAACCGGTGGGGCTGGGCCTACCCGAGCATCAGTACACCCAAGGGCGTTGAGGTGAGCGGCGGCGAGCTGCATACCGTTCAGGAGTTTACCGGCAATGGCATGCGCCTGAAGTCCTACTCGGATGTGGGTGTGACGGAAGCGGAGTCCCGAAACTTCAATCTGGAGCTGAATTACGACAATGGTGGCGCCTTTACCGGCAGCGCACGGTTGGTCAGTGGCAGTGCCGAGCAGGAGCAACTGAACAGCTACATGGATATCGACCTGGCCAGTGGTCGCCAGTGGGGTGTTGACTGTCAGTTGTATCCGGCCGGCACCGCCGGGGAGCAGGGCGACTGCGCGGATGGCCGTCTGCAGACCAATCCGAATGGCTATCAGGGCTGGCCGGTGCTCACGGTGAACTATCAGGGTGATAACCCTCACTGGAGCGGTTGGGACAACAACGCGAACCTGGATCGGGATGGTCAACCTCAGGCCGGTATCGACAGTCGCAGCCTGCAGAGTTATGTCGATGACGTGAACAGCTATTCACTGGGGGCCTTTGCGTCGGAGAACAACTTCCTGCGCGAAGGGGACGTGGATGTGGTCCGTTTTGACGGACGTTACGACGTGGCTTTCGGCATGCTCGACAGCGTCGACTTTGGTGTGCGTTACAGCCAACGAAGCGTGGACAACTTCGAGTTTGATTTGCTCTCCCCGGTGGGTGGTTGTGATGTGAAATGGAAAGCGACCGACGTGGTGTTGAATGGCGGCGGTATTGAGGGTGCCTGCACCTATGGTGAGGGCGGCGAGTATTACACCGCCGGTGTGCCGACCCCCATTGCCGACCTGGATCCCATCCAGGTCAGTGATTTCGGCAGTGCCACGGGTATTCCGCCGGTCTGGACAGTGAACCCGGAATACATGGATGACGTGGAAGGCGTGCACAATCAGTTGTATCCGGGCACGCGCCGGGCGATCAATCCGGGGCGGTCCTATGGTGTCGACCTGGATGAAATGAGCACTTACGTCAAAGCCAATTTCTCCCGCGGTATCATGAGCGGTAATGTCGGTGTGCGGGTGGTGGAAACCGACCTCACCGTGGACCAGAACCAGGTGGGTAGCCCGCAGCCCTACGGTGCCGCCAACGAGTTTCTGGGCCAGGTCAGTACCGAACGTTCCTACAGCGATGTGTTGCCGTCGTTGAACCTGCGTTTTGATCTGACCGACGAGTGGGTATTGCGTGCGGCGGCGACCAAAACCATGGCACCGCTGGATCTGGCACAGTGGGGGGCCGGCCTGGCACCCAACTATGCTATTGACGGTGAACCGGGCAGCGATACCTACCAGCAATTTATCGTGATTGGTGGTAACGCGGATGGTAATCCGGAGTTGGACCCCTGGCGCGCGGATAACTACGATCTGTCGCTGGAATACTATCTGGGGCCCGCCAGTGCCTTGAGTGCCGGTTTGTTCTACATCGATGTCGAGAGCTTCATCGAGAGCGGTTCCGTGCAGATGGCACTGCCGGATCAGGACGGTGTGGTACGCCGGGAAGTGGAAGTGTCCACCAGTGTTCAGGGCAGCGGCGGTGAGCTGAAAGGTCTCGAGTTGAGCGCCAAGCTGGCCTTCGGTGACTTCCTGTACGACAGTGTGCTGGAGGATTTTGGTGCGGACGTAAACTACACCTACTCACCCAGCGAGTCCGGCAATCAGGATCTCAACGGCGGTGACCTGCCGTTCCAGGATAACTCCGAGCATGTGTTCAACCTGGTGGGTTGGTACGAGTCCGGTCCCTTCCAGGCTCGGGTGGCGTACAACTACCGCAGCGAGCGTGTAGCGGGTTACAACCAGACCTGGGGCAATGGCGCCCTGTGGCAGGAGGCGACCGGCTATGTGGACCTGTCGGCCAGTTACGATATCAATGACGCGGTCAATGTGTTCTTCAACGCGTCCAACATCACCGACGAAAAAGAGCAGTACTACCTCGAATTTGAAGATCAATTCGCCTGGCAGTATGAGTATGAAGCCCGGTACACCCTGGGGGTACGTGCGACTTTTTAA
- a CDS encoding VacB/RNase II family 3'-5' exoribonuclease gives MFDQNALQQLSQLKSNLRSEKDLAQGTVRTTTRRFAFVHLDDGRDAFLPPDETMKVMPGDRVEVQLTTNRKDQLEAQLERLLSSEFTTFVGRYRVKGKAHFVEPDVAQFTRWLFIPPNQRKGFDDGDLIHCKLSRHPFHHEGKAQVTILSAIGKPGEPGVESRYITAKFELPTDWSDKARDQAQAINLTPITADDHQEDLTDRPFVTIDAETTRDMDDAVYLEAREDGWDLWVAIADPSRYIEPGTPLDQAAASRASTVYLLGQSVTMLPAELSHDTFSLVPDQRRPALVCQMHIQQDGTITDYRFSEALIRSHHKLSYTGVTELLDGEDAPADLPAERVEMLKALYACATARSDYRHQHALMMEDRPDYYFVLNDQKKIERIEKRERTKAHRIVEESMLATNICAGELFTRHPGHGIFSNHVGFRPERLDDAVSLLNEDVPDYEVGDLTALRHFQKLLRDLRVNPDNTPEFESLLPLVQRMLQAASLSADASEHFGLGFPHYATVTSPIRRYHDFYNHRAIKRILREQPAQSPEPTLLEDLQNQLQKGRQACRQLEQWLACDFVRDKIGSVHTGTIALVNSMGFGVRLDDWGIEGFVRLAKDDVKPAFDSRRLKITLEAQQYQLDQQVHVIIQGVDDERQRVILEVVDEATAERLKAWTDTPDSAG, from the coding sequence ATGTTTGATCAGAACGCACTGCAACAGCTGTCTCAGCTCAAATCCAACCTTCGCTCGGAGAAGGACCTGGCTCAAGGAACCGTGCGCACCACCACCCGTCGCTTTGCGTTCGTCCACCTCGATGATGGGCGGGATGCCTTTCTTCCGCCCGATGAAACCATGAAGGTCATGCCCGGCGATCGGGTAGAAGTCCAACTGACCACCAACCGCAAAGATCAACTGGAAGCGCAACTGGAGCGACTGCTGAGCAGCGAATTCACCACCTTTGTGGGTCGCTATCGCGTCAAGGGCAAGGCCCATTTTGTGGAGCCTGACGTCGCCCAGTTTACACGCTGGCTGTTTATTCCACCAAATCAGCGCAAAGGCTTCGACGACGGCGACCTGATTCACTGCAAACTCAGCCGCCATCCATTTCATCACGAAGGCAAGGCGCAGGTCACCATTCTCAGCGCCATTGGCAAGCCCGGCGAGCCTGGAGTGGAAAGCCGCTACATCACCGCGAAATTCGAACTGCCGACGGACTGGTCCGATAAGGCGCGGGATCAGGCCCAGGCCATCAACCTGACGCCCATCACCGCAGATGATCACCAGGAAGACCTGACCGATCGCCCCTTTGTGACCATCGACGCCGAAACCACGCGGGATATGGACGATGCGGTTTACCTGGAGGCGCGCGAGGACGGCTGGGACCTCTGGGTCGCCATCGCCGATCCGAGCCGCTACATCGAACCGGGCACCCCGCTGGACCAGGCCGCCGCGAGCCGGGCCAGCACCGTCTACCTGCTGGGCCAGAGTGTGACCATGCTGCCGGCGGAGCTGTCCCACGACACCTTTTCACTGGTGCCGGATCAGCGCCGCCCGGCCCTGGTGTGCCAGATGCACATCCAGCAGGACGGCACCATTACTGACTACCGGTTTTCCGAGGCCCTGATCCGCTCTCACCACAAGCTGAGCTACACCGGCGTCACCGAGCTGCTCGACGGTGAGGACGCCCCCGCTGACTTGCCCGCCGAGCGGGTCGAGATGCTCAAAGCCCTGTACGCCTGCGCCACCGCACGCAGCGACTACCGTCATCAGCACGCGTTGATGATGGAAGACCGTCCGGACTATTACTTCGTCCTGAACGATCAGAAGAAAATCGAACGCATCGAGAAACGCGAGCGCACCAAGGCGCACCGGATTGTCGAAGAGTCCATGCTTGCCACCAACATCTGTGCGGGAGAACTGTTCACCCGGCACCCCGGGCACGGCATTTTCTCCAACCACGTCGGCTTCCGTCCGGAACGACTGGACGATGCCGTCAGCCTGCTGAACGAAGACGTTCCGGACTACGAGGTGGGCGACCTGACCGCGCTGCGTCACTTCCAGAAGCTGCTGCGCGATCTGCGGGTCAACCCGGACAATACTCCGGAATTCGAGTCCCTGCTGCCTCTTGTCCAACGGATGCTGCAGGCCGCCTCCCTGTCCGCCGATGCCAGCGAACACTTTGGCCTGGGCTTTCCCCATTACGCCACGGTCACCTCGCCGATCCGGCGCTACCACGACTTTTACAATCACCGGGCCATCAAGCGGATTCTGCGCGAGCAACCCGCCCAGTCACCGGAACCCACGCTGCTTGAAGACCTGCAGAACCAGCTTCAGAAAGGCCGTCAGGCCTGTCGCCAGCTGGAGCAGTGGCTGGCCTGTGATTTTGTACGCGACAAGATTGGCAGCGTACACACGGGCACCATCGCCCTGGTGAACTCCATGGGCTTCGGGGTGCGCCTGGACGACTGGGGCATTGAGGGTTTTGTGCGCCTGGCGAAAGACGACGTCAAACCGGCGTTTGACTCACGACGCCTGAAAATTACCCTGGAAGCCCAGCAATACCAACTTGACCAACAGGTCCATGTGATTATTCAGGGCGTGGATGACGAACGGCAACGGGTGATACTGGAGGTGGTCGATGAAGCCACCGCTGAACGATTGAAAGCCTGGACCGATACGCCGGATTCCGCTGGTTGA
- a CDS encoding potassium/proton antiporter: MDTLNQLILFGGMLFVISILASTLSPRMGMPLLLVFLIIGMLAGEDGLGGIRYNDVQSAYFLATLALAVILFDGGLRTDRHNFRVGLRPALLLATVGVVGTAALTGAFAAWILGIGWVEGLLIGAIVGSTDAAAVFSVLNMQGLALKTRVGATLEIESGLNDPMAIFLTIILVEFMVSQQSGFDALMLGQFVWQMGLGAGIGLLGGRILAYGVARLALSPGLYPLLALFGGISIFGLAAVLQASGFLAVYLAGLVVGNRLSRGLYNIQRFHDGIAWLAQISLFLMLGLLVSPRELMLYAPSAVLVGLFLILVGRPVAVWLCLMPFQFAWREKLFISWVGLRGAVPIVLAMFPWLAGFENWPFFFNIAFFIVLVSLVMQGWTVAPLARWLKLDVPTTSSRVQRVELGVPGQVGYEFVGYKLAEGSPALRSPTDKLPLPAGASLLCVLREDQPLSLKESHTLEPGDHVYLLASATDLPALDKLLVGVDEPDRLSAQAFFGEFVVTPRAKLADLGMLYGFEVPEEMANWSIARYIYSQYRQPVVGDRVRLGDVEFVVLDMRDSKLTQVSLKLHR, from the coding sequence ATGGATACCTTGAACCAGCTCATTCTGTTTGGCGGAATGCTGTTTGTGATCAGCATTCTCGCCAGCACCCTCTCCCCGCGCATGGGCATGCCTCTGCTGCTGGTGTTCCTTATTATCGGTATGTTGGCGGGGGAAGACGGCCTCGGTGGCATTCGTTATAACGATGTTCAATCGGCGTACTTCCTGGCCACCCTGGCGCTGGCGGTGATCCTGTTCGATGGCGGCTTGCGCACTGATCGGCACAACTTTCGGGTCGGGCTGCGCCCAGCCTTGCTCCTGGCCACCGTCGGGGTGGTGGGCACAGCGGCCCTGACCGGCGCTTTTGCCGCCTGGATTCTGGGAATTGGTTGGGTTGAGGGCTTGCTGATCGGGGCGATTGTGGGCTCCACCGATGCGGCGGCGGTATTCTCGGTATTGAACATGCAGGGGCTGGCGCTCAAGACCCGGGTGGGCGCGACGCTGGAAATCGAATCCGGTCTGAACGACCCGATGGCGATCTTTCTGACCATTATTCTGGTGGAGTTCATGGTCAGCCAGCAGAGCGGTTTTGACGCCCTGATGCTGGGGCAGTTTGTCTGGCAGATGGGGCTGGGGGCTGGCATTGGTCTGCTGGGCGGAAGGATTCTCGCCTATGGTGTCGCCCGTCTGGCCCTGAGCCCGGGGTTGTACCCTCTGTTGGCCCTGTTTGGTGGCATCTCTATTTTTGGCCTGGCAGCGGTCCTGCAGGCCAGTGGGTTCCTCGCGGTGTACCTGGCCGGCCTGGTGGTCGGTAACCGACTCTCCCGAGGGCTTTACAACATCCAGCGCTTCCATGACGGTATCGCCTGGTTGGCCCAGATCAGTCTGTTCCTGATGTTGGGCCTGCTGGTATCGCCCCGCGAACTGATGCTCTATGCACCCAGCGCCGTGCTGGTGGGGCTGTTTCTGATTCTGGTCGGGCGCCCCGTGGCGGTCTGGCTGTGTCTCATGCCGTTTCAGTTCGCCTGGCGGGAAAAGCTGTTCATAAGTTGGGTGGGGCTGCGCGGCGCGGTGCCGATTGTGCTGGCCATGTTTCCCTGGTTGGCAGGCTTTGAGAACTGGCCGTTCTTTTTCAATATCGCCTTCTTTATTGTGCTGGTGTCTCTGGTTATGCAGGGCTGGACCGTGGCGCCCCTGGCCCGCTGGTTGAAGCTCGATGTCCCCACCACTTCCTCACGGGTCCAGCGGGTCGAGTTGGGGGTGCCGGGGCAGGTGGGCTACGAGTTTGTCGGCTACAAGCTGGCCGAAGGCAGCCCGGCGCTGCGCTCGCCCACCGATAAACTGCCCTTGCCGGCGGGCGCCAGCCTGTTGTGCGTCTTGCGGGAGGATCAGCCCCTGTCGCTAAAGGAAAGTCATACCCTGGAGCCGGGAGATCACGTCTACTTGCTGGCCTCCGCCACGGACTTGCCCGCCCTCGACAAGTTGCTGGTGGGGGTGGACGAGCCGGACCGGCTGTCGGCTCAGGCGTTCTTCGGGGAATTTGTGGTCACGCCGCGGGCCAAACTGGCGGACCTCGGCATGCTCTATGGCTTTGAGGTGCCGGAGGAGATGGCCAACTGGAGTATCGCTCGGTACATCTACAGCCAATACCGCCAGCCGGTGGTGGGCGACCGGGTTCGCTTGGGTGATGTGGAATTTGTGGTGCTGGATATGCGCGACTCGAAGCTGACTCAGGTCAGCCTGAAACTCCACCGGTAA
- a CDS encoding methyl-accepting chemotaxis protein, giving the protein MLPLSLLVIIFIAVSIYAVRAAHQMGSYSNTIGTVNLPEIQLLMQADRDLYQALTAERAMLLADPGSSEMDALYRDHQDNAQQTYDRAIQSLDLSEIATREERETFQQLYDRWFDLSQSIVQDARSADRMTLAFLEDRSFGEVAEAFDALRTHLDVVSERRLEQVDRLNQRVDAEEAQMTSILTLSGVTGTLIAVLAALLLPLVVTRPLNEISGRIHDIAEGDGDLTLRINLDRRDELGQLAGHVNRFMDRLQQLIGDIRHTTEDVSVSSEQVLQASTSSQKAADDQGQAINMVVAAVNELTAAIQEVAQNTNETADSAKNASGTTDVGRERIERAVARVNSLSAHIGETAESMRRLEEEAKNVTSVIDVIRGVAEQTNLLALNAAIEAARAGEQGRGFAVVADEVRTLASRTQQSTRISAPC; this is encoded by the coding sequence ATGCTGCCTTTATCGCTTCTGGTTATTATCTTTATTGCGGTGAGCATCTACGCGGTGCGGGCGGCGCATCAAATGGGGAGCTACTCGAACACCATCGGCACCGTGAACCTTCCGGAAATCCAGCTTTTGATGCAGGCCGATCGCGACCTTTATCAGGCGCTGACCGCCGAGAGGGCCATGCTGTTAGCCGACCCGGGTAGCAGCGAAATGGATGCGCTGTATCGCGACCATCAGGATAATGCCCAGCAGACTTATGATCGCGCGATCCAATCTCTGGACCTCTCCGAGATTGCCACCCGCGAAGAGCGGGAAACCTTTCAGCAGCTCTACGATCGCTGGTTCGATCTGAGTCAATCCATTGTTCAGGATGCTCGCAGTGCCGATCGGATGACGCTCGCCTTCCTGGAGGATCGTTCCTTCGGAGAGGTGGCTGAGGCTTTCGACGCGCTTCGAACTCACCTGGACGTGGTATCCGAACGCCGCCTGGAGCAGGTTGACCGGCTCAATCAGCGGGTTGACGCGGAAGAGGCGCAGATGACCTCGATCCTTACTCTGTCGGGTGTGACGGGCACTCTGATTGCCGTGTTGGCCGCCTTGTTATTGCCCCTGGTGGTGACACGCCCTCTGAACGAAATCAGCGGCCGGATTCACGACATCGCCGAGGGCGATGGAGATCTTACCCTGCGCATCAACCTCGATCGGCGCGATGAGCTGGGACAGCTTGCCGGGCATGTGAACCGCTTTATGGACCGGTTGCAGCAATTGATTGGCGATATTCGTCACACCACCGAAGACGTTTCCGTTTCCAGTGAGCAGGTGCTGCAGGCCTCCACCAGCAGCCAGAAAGCGGCGGACGATCAGGGCCAGGCCATCAACATGGTGGTGGCGGCCGTCAATGAGCTGACCGCCGCCATTCAGGAAGTGGCGCAGAATACCAACGAGACCGCCGACAGTGCCAAAAACGCATCGGGCACCACCGATGTGGGGCGCGAGCGCATTGAGCGGGCCGTGGCCCGGGTGAACAGCCTCTCGGCCCACATTGGCGAAACGGCGGAGAGCATGCGCCGTCTGGAAGAAGAAGCCAAGAACGTCACCTCCGTCATTGATGTGATTCGCGGCGTTGCCGAGCAGACTAATCTGCTCGCGTTGAATGCCGCCATCGAGGCGGCGCGGGCGGGCGAACAGGGGCGCGGTTTTGCCGTGGTGGCGGATGAAGTCCGCACCCTGGCCAGCCGCACCCAGCAGTCTACGAGGATATCCGCACCATGCTGA
- a CDS encoding shikimate kinase codes for MPGAGKSTVGLLLAKELVKAFVDTDILIQTQEGKALQDIIYDHGYEYLRKVEEQVLLQSQYLNHVIATGGSVVYSDPGMQHLKKAGRIVFLDVPLEELERRVHNFSTRGIACAPGQTLADLFEERRALYQRYADITVDCATKHQDEVVSEIIYQEAEQFAEMDA; via the coding sequence ATGCCCGGCGCGGGTAAAAGCACCGTGGGGCTGCTGCTGGCGAAAGAGTTGGTCAAGGCCTTTGTGGATACCGACATTCTCATCCAGACCCAGGAGGGTAAGGCGCTTCAGGACATCATTTACGATCACGGCTACGAGTATCTGCGCAAGGTGGAAGAGCAGGTGTTATTGCAGTCGCAGTATCTCAACCATGTGATCGCCACCGGCGGCAGCGTGGTCTACAGCGACCCCGGTATGCAGCACCTGAAAAAGGCGGGTCGGATTGTGTTTCTGGACGTTCCCTTGGAGGAGCTCGAACGGCGGGTGCACAACTTTTCCACCCGGGGTATTGCTTGCGCGCCGGGACAGACTCTGGCCGACCTGTTTGAGGAGCGTCGGGCCCTGTATCAGCGCTATGCCGATATCACGGTGGACTGTGCGACCAAGCATCAGGATGAGGTGGTGTCGGAAATCATTTACCAGGAAGCGGAGCAATTCGCTGAAATGGATGCCTGA
- a CDS encoding Lrp/AsnC family transcriptional regulator, translating to MSVSTSSDSIDLDDYDRKILRALQGSADYSMADLGNLIGLSHTPCWRRLKRLEAEGIIRGKVTLLDPKKVGMHVVVHSAVRLTGHQSEALAEFEAGIQAVPEVLECYASTGDSDYLLKVVVNSIEHYEQLLNEKLRPLPHVASIRSNFALKQVKYTTELPL from the coding sequence ATGTCAGTATCAACCTCCTCCGATTCCATTGATCTGGATGACTACGACCGAAAAATTCTGCGCGCCCTCCAGGGCAGTGCGGACTACTCCATGGCCGATCTGGGCAACCTGATCGGGTTGTCGCATACGCCCTGCTGGCGCCGCCTCAAACGGCTGGAAGCCGAAGGCATCATCCGGGGGAAAGTGACTCTGCTGGACCCGAAAAAGGTAGGAATGCATGTGGTGGTGCACAGCGCCGTGCGTCTGACCGGCCACCAGAGTGAAGCCCTGGCGGAGTTTGAAGCGGGGATACAGGCCGTCCCCGAGGTACTGGAATGCTATGCCAGCACCGGAGACAGCGACTATTTATTGAAGGTGGTGGTCAACAGCATCGAGCATTACGAGCAGTTGCTGAATGAAAAGCTGCGCCCCCTGCCCCATGTTGCCTCGATTCGCTCGAACTTCGCGCTCAAGCAGGTGAAATACACCACCGAGCTGCCACTGTAG
- a CDS encoding pilin assembly protein, whose product MKVSELMSHWEKNARGELTKQAYAVHLPVEDAARIQALCEMYPKKTPESLITDLLSAALSELESGMPYIKGGTVVAEDELGDPIYNDSGPTPRFLSLSQKHLQKLKGEPA is encoded by the coding sequence ATGAAAGTCAGCGAACTCATGAGTCATTGGGAAAAAAATGCCCGCGGCGAACTGACCAAGCAGGCCTACGCCGTGCACCTGCCGGTGGAAGATGCGGCACGCATCCAAGCACTGTGCGAGATGTACCCGAAAAAAACCCCGGAGAGCCTGATCACTGACCTGCTCTCCGCCGCCTTGAGCGAGCTGGAATCCGGCATGCCCTATATAAAAGGTGGGACCGTTGTGGCGGAGGATGAACTGGGCGATCCGATCTACAACGACTCCGGCCCAACGCCCCGGTTTCTGTCTTTGAGCCAGAAGCACCTCCAGAAACTCAAGGGAGAGCCAGCCTGA
- the adk gene encoding adenylate kinase, protein MKVILLGAPGAGKGTQAQLIMDKFGIPQISTGDMLRAAVKAGTPLGLQAKDIMSAGGLVPDDLIIALVKERIKAPDCAKGFLFDGFPRTIPQAQALLDEGIKIDHVIEIDVDDEEIVSRLAGRRVHEPSGRVYHINHQPPKEEGVDDITGEPLIQREDDREDTVRKRLSVYHEQTKPLVNFYRDLEKSGNPDAPHYTRIEGVGSIADIRAQLESVLK, encoded by the coding sequence ATGAAAGTAATCCTGCTCGGTGCCCCGGGAGCCGGTAAAGGTACCCAGGCTCAGTTGATCATGGATAAGTTCGGTATTCCCCAGATCTCCACCGGTGATATGTTGCGAGCGGCCGTCAAGGCAGGCACACCCTTGGGTTTGCAGGCAAAAGACATCATGTCGGCGGGCGGTCTGGTGCCGGACGACCTGATCATCGCCCTGGTAAAAGAGCGTATCAAGGCCCCGGATTGCGCCAAGGGCTTTCTGTTCGACGGTTTCCCCCGCACCATCCCCCAGGCGCAGGCGCTGCTGGATGAGGGGATCAAAATCGATCACGTGATCGAAATCGATGTGGATGATGAAGAAATTGTTTCCCGTCTGGCCGGTCGTCGTGTGCATGAGCCGTCTGGTCGGGTCTATCACATCAACCATCAGCCGCCCAAAGAAGAAGGAGTGGATGATATTACCGGCGAGCCCCTGATTCAGCGCGAAGACGATCGGGAAGATACCGTGCGTAAGCGTCTGTCGGTGTATCATGAGCAAACCAAACCGCTGGTCAACTTTTACCGCGACCTGGAAAAATCCGGAAACCCGGACGCACCTCATTACACTCGCATTGAAGGTGTCGGCAGCATTGCGGACATTCGCGCACAGCTGGAATCGGTGCTGAAATAA